TAGATTGCTGATGAGATTAGGGAGGAAGGGGTAATCTAGGGTAAGTACCCAGCCTCGACCATCCATCATTCGTCACATTAAAGAGGGCAGCAATTACccattaactttttttttttttttttttaaattgactttcattaaaccaccaaacaaaggccAACTATTACCAAGACGGAAATAGCAAGCCGAAATCCacaataaagaaaattacatcaAATCAAAAGAACACCACTGATCCCAATCGACTACTTTTCCTTTAAACCTATATTTATACCACAAAAACCCCAATGTCTTGATGTCCGCGATCATCTCCACTACATTCGGTTCCTTACTCGAAAAAACTTCTTCATTCCTCGCGCTCTACATCCGCCAACACGCAAATATAATAATCCCATGAAGCACCATCTTCTTATTCCCCGACATGGCACAGTGGTCGTGCATTTCCACCAAGTCATTAACCTGAAACAAACATCCCTGGAATCTTGCACCATCTAGATATCCCGTTCCAAATTCCCGCTGAAATGCAACAACCTGTAAGAATATGCTCATCCGTTTCATCATTGCTCTCACACCACACACATAAATGATTATCCACCGTGATATTTCGTCTCTTCAGGGTCATCTTAGTGGGAAGACGATCCAAAAAAGCTCGCCACATGAAGATGTTACACTTAATAGGAACCCATTTACTCCAACTAAAACCAAAACGAACATCACTAGTCTCCGTTCCCCACAACCATTTTTTAACCACTGCAACAGTGAAGCCATCTTTCTTACCATCGCTCCAAACCCAAGCATCTTGAGTATCTCCTATCTGAACCTGTTGTAATAATACCTCCAAGTGATGTTTATTGTTTACCTCCTCCACAGTAGTAGGTGATCGACTCCATTACCATGAAAAAACCCGAGTAGTCCCCTGTAAAGTCAGACGTCCAGAGTCAAGAACCCGTTTATTCCTTTCTAGAGTGAATAAGTTCGGGAATTTATCCTTTAATGGCTCCTCACACAACCACGTATCTAACCAAAACCGAATTTGTCCCCCGTTGCCAATTTCCCCCCGAATCATACTATTAAAACCAACACCTTGTACCTTGTATTTGTTCCAAAATGTAACACAATTTTTCCATCCGCCCGTGATAGAGTTATTAACCGGCGCGACACCCCAACTTCGGCTAGAACCATGAATAGAGACAATCACTCTTCTCCACATCGCCTGTTGTTCATTATAAAACCTCCAAAGCCATTTACCAATCAACGCTATATTATTCATCTCTAATCTAGATATCCCCAAACCTCCATCCCGTATAGGTTTTGTAACAACATCCCACGATACCCAACTCATCTTCCTAACATCATCCGACCCACCCTATAGGAAACGTCTAATTAAACCTTCCAATGTGTTAATGATCTTCATAGGCGCATTGAAAAGAGAAAAGTATTATGTAGGCAAGCTATTAAGAACCGATTTGATTAACGTCACCCGGCTACCAATAGACAATGTGTTAGCTTTCCATTTCGACAACCTCCTCTTGAACGTGTTCACAACCGGATCCCAATTCGAAATCCTATTCATGTTCGCCCCAACCTTGATGCCCAAATAGACAAATGGAATATCTCCAGCTTTACAACCCAATGAATCGGCTTCAATCTTTAATTCTTCAATATCGACACCAACTCTGAACAATACCGATTATGGAAATTAATTTTCAATCCGGAACACAAAAAGAATATCTGAAGTATCCTTTTCATGTTCACGAAATTGAAATTGGACCATTCCCCCATCAACATCGCATCATCCGCATATAACAAATGCGATAATACCGAACCATCGTTAGGAAGCCGTATACCATCAAAAGCTCCTATGTCACACGCCTTATTCATCAAACCCGAAAACGCCtccatcaaaataataaaaagaaaagggGATATAGGGTCACCCTGACGAATACCTTTTTGGCAACCAAACTCAAAAGTTGGTGACCCATTCACCAAAACCAAAAATCTAGCAGAAACCAAAATCCCACGAATCCACTCGCACCAAACCGAAGGAAAATCCATTTGATCAAGAACCGATAACAAAAACTCCCAATTCACGTTGTCATATGCTTTGTCAAAATCGATTTTGAACAATAACATTTTTTCCCACGTTTTTTAGCCCACGCGAGAACCTCGTTTGCCATTAACGGCCCGTCAAGTATGTACCTTCCTATCAAAAACGCAGATTGATTTTCTGAAACAATTTTACtcataatcatcttcaaccaATTCGCCAACACCTTTTACACCACCTTGCTAATACACCCTATGAGGTTAATCGGTCTAAAATCCCTGAGTTCAGACGGGTCTCCTACCTTCGGAATAAGTGTATTGAACGGCGATCCAACCCCCAAACTAAACCTCCCAACTCTATGAAAATGTTGCATAATATCCACAAAATCCTTCTCGAACAAATCCCAAAACGTCCTGATAAACCGAAAATTGAAACCATCCAGATCGGGCGCTTTATCCGCGCCACATTCAAAGACTGCACGTTTAATTTCCTGAACCGAAAAAACATCAATCAATCCTTCGGCATCCTCTGAAATTAATCTCTTAAAACCGTAAACCACAAGCTTCGGCCTACGAACCATATTCTCTTTAAACTTAGATCTAAAAAAACCAAGAACCTCTCTTTTGATAACATTCGGCTTCGTTTCCCACACTCCTCTAACCATCAAACCAGGAAAATAATTCGGAGCCTTACGTTTATTGATACAACCATGAAAATACCTGGAATTGTCGTCCCTATGTGTTGCCCATTTACTACGCGATTTCTGTTTCAAATCCCGTTGGTAAAAAGCTTCAATCTCACGTAAATGACGTTTAGTCTCTTCCAACGTCCACACCTCCACTTCCGACATCTCTCTCACTTCCATAGCTGCATCCAACTCCCTAAATTCCTGTTCCATTAATTGTTTTTCGCCCAATTCCTTTTCCTTGCACTCATCGACCCAACCGAAATATCATTACGTAGTCTTTTGAATTTCCTCATCAGCCTTATGTCCGGATCCCCCAAATGAAACCCATCACCAATCGACTTCCTAACAACTTCACCAAAATCCTCTCGACCAAGCCAAGAATTGTAGAACCTAAACGGTTTAGGCCCAAAATTCCTAGAAACGGTCTTCAACACTAAAGGACTGTGATCTGACTTGTTTCTTTCAAGCGCTAAATACTCCGCACTCGGCCATTCCTTGAAAAAGTTCCAGTTAACAAATATTCGATCAATGCGACTTAATTTTTCTCCTGCCACAAAAGTAAATTGCCTCCCTTTCAATGAAAACTCATGCAAATTCGTATTGTCTATCAAGTCATTAAACTCATTAGCCTCAGACGAATTAAAAATAGAGTTTCGCCTTTCACCTTCACTTCTAACCGAATTAAAATCCTCGCCACCGTCCACAACCCGTCTCTATCTCCAATTAACTCACCGATCTCCGCCCACAACACCCATTTACCACCACGTTCTGAGGAACGTACACATTAAGCATATGACTCGTAACCCCACAACCTTTGATGTTACCCGAAACAAGTAAACAGTTGGATAGTTTAGACACTTCCCTCGTTGAAAATACTTTTGGATCCCATAATGATAATAAGCCTCCCGATCTACCGGCCGAAGTTACCCAATCAACACAAAAATCCCCTCTCCCCCAAAACGCCCAACATCCAACGAATCCAAATCCACAAATTGCGTTTCTTGAATCATAATAAAACTCACCTCGTGATGAACCCGCAAACCTCGAACCCAATCCGCTTTACCTGAATTCCCTAACCACGTATATTCAAAGATAGAACGTTCATTGTCCACCCTCTTGATACCCTTCACTTCGCAACACCTCTTGAACTTTTGGCATGAATTCATTTAAGTCATCCGCACCAAGTGCTCTGCCCAAATTAATTGTTTCTTCAGCTTCAAGTATAATCAGGACCTGAACCTAATCTACACTAGAATCTTGAACGAGAACTTCACCAGCCGATTGTTCTTCAGTATCACCAACCTCCTCTCCTGCAACCGAATGCGTATTGAGATCCGGTGTCACAAACCCAGTACTGGATTCCCTCTCCTTGTTAACATACTGTACTGCattattcgaaataatcccaataaTCCTATCCAACACAAACGGATCACTATCATCCCTAAGACGTTTCTTCGGCCTTTCCTGTGATCCACTAGACTCACTCCTATTTTAAACATATGTTTTCTTCTAAACTTCTTACGAACCGCCGTAGTACCATCTCCATTAACTAGTAAGTGATGGCGGCACCTACCATAGCCGCAAACtttgttttgtaaaaatgtttacatttaagttaatATAATTAGTCTTTTTAATTAATGTTGTTCACAAAAAACTAACCTTCAAATCTATTTTAGTGTTTCTCTAAAGTTTTTGTTAAGATGTTTTCTTTAATAATACTTTGaaaatcatttaatttttatgttaaattttgttaTCTCTTGTAAACAACGGATAAATCATtttaatgataaataaacatgttaacgttcttattataaatatttaacaaTCAAGAATAAAGTTAATAATTCTTAATAGCATGAGTTTAACACTTAAACAACTTAAACTTAAAAATACAAATATATGGATTTGACACACTATTATAACTTAACGGTTCGGTTATTTTCGTTTAGTGAAAATggttatccgaaaaccgaaccgaaattttcggttattaaaaatccggaaaccgaaccgtcggtttttgtttcgggTCGGTTTTTTCGGTTAGGATAATTCGGTTATTTCAGTTACGGTTCGCTTATTTTGGTTTTCTGCTCACCCTTATTCACAATAACTAGATTCAAATAAGATGTAGTTTCTGACTTATCTGGCGTTATTGGCGTCTATGGAGTTTGTATGTACGGTGAGTGTGTCTTTGATGTCCTGGAAATCTTGATGATAAAATTCGCTTGAGACTTTTTGTTAAGCTTTACATTCGTTGTCTGCTGAAAAGTTTATTTACGAAATATTGGTCCGTGATTTGGTCGATACGTTTTACTATAAATACCCTTCAAACcacatgagtttttttttttcggGGACATAAAGCTTTACTAAAAAAGCAGCGAAACATTGTTATTCAAATTTTATACGAAACcttaaaccctaaatactaaacCCTTTCCAAAAATCTGAATGTAGAATTAAATGAAACCCAATACACAACCCATAAAGTGTTCTAAATACATTCCCTCGGCAGGTTAGGGAAGATCACCACAAAAAATCTATCAAACGTTATCGGGTTGGTATGAAGTCTTTTTTCTACCTTTGTGTCAAACATTTATTAAACTTAAAACACACActtaggccatccgtagtcataaagcccctttgtggacgttatgcgacacgtgtcatgtcacgtcacacaggggcttaatggggcgttatatcactagagccccgTAGTCATAAAacccctacccatcattacctattattaattttcaattttattaattaattataaaatccCTATGCTCTTCTTGATTGGCCAAAGGTTGAAAACCAAACACAGCGCCGATATATGCATGGCGCCATCCACCAAAAAAGCCTCCATAACGCCGTCTGTCATGGTGTTCGAGGCGTTATGGGACGCTATGAGAGAAAAAAACCATTTATCATAACCCACTACAGGGGTTCTTAAAATGTTTACTTTTTCTTATAAGAAGCGTCTCTTAACATCTATTATCCACAAATAGTGCCCTTCagaattatttaaataaaatttaaagtGATGTTTTAAAGATTGGATGAGTATTAAACCATGCGACTACAAGGTGAAGAGGGAACACGAGAAAGTGTGCCTTGGCAACCAGCACGTGAttatcccattttcttttaatacttttggttttctggcgtCAGAGGGTGTGCACCTTCTTATTCGAGTTCAAaaggtcatgcatagtaatgttatgatcCCGAGATTTATgtacgtagtttttaaaagacttagttttgtTATTAAAAAATGAGtagcggcgcagtttgttgcctATTTACCAtttatctcgatgtaaattaatAACATGATAATTTACAAGAAAAAAATCAAGTAATTTGACCGCTTaaaagtaaaacataaaaataaaatattaatacgTTTGGATAATCTGTTTGCCGATCCAACacgaaaaacaaaaaaaaatcaactgTTGTCGACTGATAGATAACATACGAACCAAACCGTCTAGTTGACTAGTTCATAGTTCGATCGGTCAGTTTGAACCTTTGTCTAAAACCTCCATTTTAGAAGCATATTTTTGTACCATAGTGTTTTTCTTTCCAAATTATTTTTCATGTATTAGGATATAACCCGTAGGCCCGTAGTGTTTTGTTTGATGTCTTTTGTTTCTAAATCGATGCACAACAATTATATGGCTTTGACTTTTTTTATTGGTTAAAAAGTTTTCGAAAAAAGTCGAAATGACGTTATTTTGTGATTAGGGTAAAGGACAAGATAATATTTTGtgatttctcattttattttacATAAAAAGTGAATATATTGAATCATTGAATTTAAATATTACATAAAAAGTGAATATATTGAATCAttgaattttaataataaaatgtgAATATATTGAATCATTGAATTTAAATATTACATAAAAAGTGAATATATTGAATCGCTGAATTTTAATAAACCAGATACTTTTAGCGAAAATTAATGGTCAAAATTATGACCGGTGATTTTCCTTTTAACATCATTCATCTTTTTTTAGCGGCAAGTAACGATGTGCCAATCGCCTGACACCGGATGATGTGGTCAAGGTCGATTACTTGACCGCCGCCAGCCCATTGACTCTTCCAGATGCGCAAAAATCCGATCTCTACCCGCCTGAAGGCATGACAGTGAAATAATcagtaaaacctcgcctcccatccagTACAAGTGATTTTCCTTTTAACATCATTCATCTTTGATTATATTATGATATGACAAGTGATTTTCCTTTTAAGATCATTCATCTTATCTttgattctttggcagatcatTAAGTTTTCAAGCATGCTTACTTTGAAGGGCCTGAAGGCCCACGGCCCAATGATGAGTCCAGATGCTAATTAGTATTAGAAAGGTCCAATAGTCATTAAAATTACAAGTTACACAAGATAGGGTGTCAATATTGGGTTCAACCCTATTAAATTGAAGCGAGTCGAAACTGTTTAAAACTGAACCGTTTTGAATCCAACTGAATTAGGTAATGGGTTTTAGATTACTTAATTCAATTAAAACAAAGAAATCAAATTACATTTAGACCAATCCCATTTATCCCAAATCCAATCTCATTTTGATTGAA
Above is a window of Helianthus annuus cultivar XRQ/B chromosome 14, HanXRQr2.0-SUNRISE, whole genome shotgun sequence DNA encoding:
- the LOC110906495 gene encoding uncharacterized protein LOC110906495, with protein sequence MLLFKIDFDKAYDNVNWEFLLSVLDQMDFPSVWCEWIRGILVSARFLVLVNGSPTFEFGCQKGIRQGDPISPFLFIILMEAFSGLMNKACDIGAFDGIRLPNDGSVLSHLLYADDAIVGVDIEELKIEADSLGCKAGDIPFVYLGIKVGANMNRISNWDPVVNTFKRRLSKWKANTLSIGSRVTLIKSGGSDDVRKMSWVSWDVVTKPIRDGGLGISRLEMNNIALIGKWLWRFYNEQQAMWRRVIVSIHGSSRSWGVAPVNNSITGGWKNCVTFWNKYKVVAFQREFGTGYLDGARFQGCLFQSARNEEVFSSKEPNVVEMIADIKTLGFLWYKYRFKGKVVDWDQWCSFDLM